The proteins below come from a single Salinilacihabitans rarus genomic window:
- a CDS encoding DUF7410 domain-containing protein encodes MSRPEPRAADRDDPETAVPADAAAVACPYCDRPFPEERLRTLHLGHSHPDRIDASERAAFEAAYDAEGAELRRFRLLALAAVVATYFGLLFVYAVVT; translated from the coding sequence GTGAGCCGGCCGGAGCCTCGCGCCGCCGACCGCGACGACCCCGAGACCGCCGTCCCGGCGGACGCGGCCGCCGTCGCCTGCCCCTACTGCGACCGGCCGTTCCCCGAGGAGCGCCTGCGGACGCTCCACCTCGGGCACTCCCACCCCGACCGGATCGACGCGAGCGAGCGCGCGGCGTTCGAGGCGGCATACGACGCCGAGGGCGCCGAGTTGCGCCGGTTCCGGTTGCTCGCGCTCGCCGCGGTGGTCGCGACGTACTTCGGCCTGCTGTTCGTCTACGCGGTCGTGACCTGA
- a CDS encoding DUF7111 family protein, which translates to MADERTAEAAGVTATYRETETERLLVFDRDGRTAAVAQNRDGYAMLAVRRAADGDELERYYGFEMALDHAAELLGVPPQDLPVPAAAADMGM; encoded by the coding sequence ATGGCAGACGAGCGAACGGCCGAGGCCGCCGGCGTGACCGCGACCTACCGCGAGACGGAGACCGAACGGCTCCTCGTGTTCGACCGCGACGGCCGGACCGCGGCGGTCGCCCAGAACCGCGACGGGTACGCCATGCTCGCGGTCAGGCGGGCGGCCGACGGCGACGAACTCGAACGGTACTACGGCTTCGAGATGGCCCTCGACCACGCCGCGGAGTTGCTGGGCGTCCCGCCACAGGACCTGCCGGTGCCGGCGGCGGCCGCGGACATGGGCATGTGA
- a CDS encoding TIGR03557 family F420-dependent LLM class oxidoreductase, producing the protein MTSLGYTLSSEEHGPDRLVDVAVRAEAAGFDFVSISDHFHPWISAQGNAPFVWSTLGAIARATDEIEIGVGVTCPTIRIHPVNVAHAVATVQVMADGRFTFGVGTGENLNEHVTGARWPEHEVRLEMLEEAMDVMRKLWTGRNTSHRGEHYTVENARLYTTPDEIPEIVVSAFGPKAARMAAEAGDGLWTVGPQEAVREAYADAGGEGPTYTQLDVCYAETEEEAVETVYERWPNTALSGELSQELPTPAHFEQAAAMVEPEDVAEGSTVTSPDPDAHVESIRQAIDAGFDHVYVHQIGDDQEAAIEFYEEEVLPAVR; encoded by the coding sequence ATGACGAGTCTCGGTTACACTCTTTCGAGCGAGGAACACGGCCCGGATCGCCTCGTCGACGTCGCCGTCCGGGCCGAGGCGGCCGGCTTCGACTTCGTCTCGATCTCGGATCACTTCCACCCGTGGATTTCGGCACAGGGGAACGCGCCGTTCGTCTGGTCGACGCTCGGCGCGATCGCCCGCGCGACCGACGAGATCGAGATCGGCGTCGGCGTCACCTGTCCGACGATCCGCATCCACCCCGTCAACGTCGCCCACGCCGTCGCGACGGTCCAGGTGATGGCCGACGGCCGATTCACGTTCGGCGTCGGCACCGGCGAGAACCTGAACGAGCACGTGACGGGTGCGCGCTGGCCCGAACACGAGGTCCGCCTCGAGATGCTAGAGGAGGCGATGGACGTCATGCGGAAACTCTGGACCGGGCGGAACACGAGCCACCGTGGCGAGCACTACACCGTCGAGAACGCCAGACTCTACACGACACCCGACGAGATCCCCGAAATCGTCGTCTCGGCGTTCGGTCCGAAGGCCGCCCGGATGGCCGCCGAGGCGGGCGACGGCCTCTGGACGGTCGGCCCGCAGGAGGCGGTCCGCGAGGCCTACGCCGACGCCGGCGGCGAGGGGCCGACGTACACACAACTCGACGTCTGCTACGCCGAGACCGAGGAGGAAGCCGTCGAGACGGTGTACGAGCGGTGGCCGAACACGGCGCTCTCCGGCGAGTTGAGCCAGGAACTGCCGACGCCGGCACACTTCGAGCAGGCGGCCGCGATGGTCGAACCCGAGGACGTCGCCGAGGGATCGACGGTCACGAGTCCCGATCCGGACGCGCACGTCGAGTCGATCCGGCAGGCGATCGACGCCGGCTTCGACCACGTCTACGTCCACCAGATCGGCGACGACCAGGAGGCGGCGATCGAGTTCTACGAGGAGGAGGTGCTGCCGGCGGTCCGCTGA
- a CDS encoding sugar ABC transporter permease has translation MTLLGWIARKIRTDVESALNKPADLRDEVAYTVEGIREGTVDPLDVAKTALSTVATLAFVVALLFPVVWILGLALQGEGGTLYSTESAGLLPGEISPEAFLWVIGDIAIPSVTVAISIPLTDVTFYVTTPRVVFLEASAYGVEETSDFWRYLKNSLAIAIPTVLIALALIVPGAYAFSRRQFVGRMKILYGYVLFTQIGGGLGIAALIALYTIFVGVGAANSRLAMSIYYAALAVPFNTWLLKTYMDSIPVSYEEAAIMDGASPFRVAWEVVLPLAKPGLATIFIFIFLTPWMEFIVAQTVLQPENYTLPVGLFMLIDTYSVPWGRFSAFALLYASPIVFIYLFAQRYIESGLSFGGMEG, from the coding sequence ATGACGCTCCTCGGCTGGATCGCCCGCAAGATTCGGACCGACGTCGAGAGCGCGCTGAACAAGCCCGCGGACCTCCGCGACGAGGTCGCGTACACGGTCGAGGGGATCCGCGAGGGAACCGTCGACCCGCTCGACGTGGCCAAGACCGCCCTCTCGACGGTCGCGACGCTGGCGTTCGTCGTGGCGTTGCTGTTCCCGGTCGTGTGGATCCTCGGCCTCGCCCTCCAGGGCGAGGGCGGGACCCTGTACTCGACCGAGAGCGCCGGCCTGTTGCCGGGAGAGATCAGCCCGGAGGCGTTCCTCTGGGTGATCGGCGACATCGCCATCCCGTCGGTGACGGTCGCCATCTCGATCCCGCTGACGGACGTCACGTTCTACGTCACGACCCCGCGGGTCGTCTTCCTCGAAGCGAGCGCCTACGGCGTCGAGGAGACCTCGGACTTCTGGCGCTACCTCAAAAACAGCCTCGCGATCGCGATCCCGACCGTGCTCATCGCGCTGGCGCTGATCGTTCCGGGGGCGTACGCCTTCTCCCGGCGGCAGTTCGTCGGCCGGATGAAGATCCTCTACGGCTACGTCCTGTTCACGCAGATCGGCGGCGGCCTCGGCATCGCCGCGCTCATCGCGCTCTATACGATCTTCGTCGGCGTCGGCGCGGCGAACAGCCGCCTCGCGATGTCGATCTACTACGCCGCGCTGGCGGTGCCGTTCAACACCTGGCTGCTCAAGACCTACATGGACTCGATCCCCGTCTCCTACGAGGAGGCGGCGATCATGGACGGCGCCTCGCCGTTCCGGGTCGCCTGGGAGGTCGTCCTCCCGCTGGCGAAACCCGGCCTGGCGACGATCTTCATCTTCATCTTTCTCACCCCGTGGATGGAGTTCATCGTCGCCCAGACCGTCCTGCAGCCGGAAAACTACACGCTCCCGGTCGGGCTGTTCATGCTCATCGACACCTACTCGGTGCCGTGGGGGCGGTTCTCGGCGTTCGCGCTGCTGTACGCCTCGCCGATCGTCTTCATCTACCTCTTCGCCCAGCGGTACATCGAGAGCGGCCTCTCGTTCGGCGGGATGGAAGGCTGA
- a CDS encoding aldo/keto reductase — MEYVTLGNTGTTVSRLCFGTWRFAKESDGVVETDREEAHELLDAAWERGINFVDTANVYGTPHGTSEEYIGEWLEDHDREDFVLASKVYFPFDGWGDPGPNDSGLGRKHVRAQIEGTLDRLGTDYLDLYYIHRWDENTPIRETLRTLTELVREGKVHYLGASTMAAWQLTKALWTADVDGLERFEVTQPMVNAAHYDEVGDYLDVCADRDLAVCPYSPLAGGFLTGKYERAADGSVEAPDGSRGSLTERFGEYYATDTAWDVLEAVESVADEVDATPSQVSLRWLMDQDRFTCVPIVGARTVDQLDENVGAVDLSLSDEQFERIDAARNGAGGD; from the coding sequence ATGGAGTACGTCACGCTCGGTAACACGGGTACGACCGTCTCGCGACTGTGTTTCGGAACCTGGCGGTTCGCCAAGGAGTCCGACGGCGTGGTCGAGACGGACCGCGAGGAGGCCCACGAGTTGCTCGACGCGGCGTGGGAACGCGGCATCAACTTCGTCGACACCGCCAACGTCTACGGGACGCCACACGGGACCAGCGAGGAGTACATCGGCGAGTGGCTCGAAGACCACGACCGGGAGGACTTCGTGCTCGCCTCGAAGGTCTACTTCCCGTTCGACGGCTGGGGCGACCCCGGCCCGAACGATTCGGGACTCGGGCGCAAACACGTCCGGGCGCAGATCGAGGGGACGCTCGACCGCCTCGGCACCGACTACCTCGACCTCTACTACATCCACCGCTGGGACGAAAACACGCCGATCCGCGAGACGCTCCGGACGCTCACCGAACTCGTCCGCGAGGGGAAAGTCCACTATCTCGGCGCCTCGACGATGGCCGCCTGGCAACTCACGAAGGCCCTCTGGACCGCCGACGTCGACGGCCTCGAACGGTTCGAGGTGACCCAGCCGATGGTCAACGCCGCCCACTACGACGAGGTCGGCGACTACCTCGACGTCTGTGCCGACCGGGACCTCGCGGTCTGCCCGTACTCGCCGCTGGCCGGCGGCTTCCTCACCGGCAAGTACGAGCGCGCCGCGGACGGCTCGGTCGAGGCGCCCGACGGCTCCCGGGGCAGCCTCACCGAGCGCTTCGGCGAGTACTACGCCACCGACACCGCGTGGGACGTACTGGAGGCGGTCGAGTCGGTCGCCGACGAGGTCGACGCGACGCCCTCGCAGGTCTCGCTGCGCTGGCTGATGGATCAGGATCGGTTCACCTGCGTCCCCATCGTCGGCGCGCGCACCGTCGACCAGCTAGACGAGAACGTCGGCGCCGTCGACCTCTCGCTCAGCGACGAACAGTTCGAGCGGATCGACGCCGCCCGGAACGGCGCCGGGGGCGACTGA
- a CDS encoding heme o synthase — translation MDTEAFPRPIGTRPRFSALLAATALGVYLLLVVGATTSLTDAAAACTTWPTCHAPTDPLSQTELAIAWGHRLAAAVVGLLVVASTAVGVLGDAPRRVRAALVAAFVLYVVQVGVGALTAVDGPGAIAPGLHLALGVVILSAVVVALAWDLEAATGTDDEATDPAPEPAPDPLADEEATPRRLPEGGLARARLTAVAYVRMMKPRLMWLLCLVAAAGMALAAGPDLDAHTIVATLGGGVLAIGASGTFNHVLERDVDRRMSRTADRPLATDLIPARNAVLFGLFLAAASTTVFLSINALAAGLGLAAILFYSVVYTLVLKPNTVQNTVIGGVAGALPALIGWAAVTNEIGVPALALAGVIFLWTPAHFYNLALAYRDDYARGGFPMMPVVRGETETRKHILYYIAATFVATVALAWLTDLGAVYAVTVVVFGGVFLRYAVSLHFEQTDSAAFRAFHASNAFLGAVLVAILVDALVALPAF, via the coding sequence GTGGATACCGAGGCCTTCCCCCGACCGATCGGGACGCGACCCCGTTTCTCGGCGCTGCTCGCAGCCACTGCGCTCGGCGTCTACCTCCTGCTGGTCGTCGGCGCGACGACGTCGCTCACCGACGCCGCCGCGGCGTGTACGACGTGGCCGACCTGCCACGCGCCGACCGACCCGCTGAGCCAGACCGAACTCGCGATCGCGTGGGGCCACCGCCTCGCCGCCGCCGTCGTCGGCCTGCTCGTCGTCGCCTCGACGGCGGTCGGCGTCCTCGGCGACGCCCCGCGGCGCGTCCGTGCCGCGCTGGTCGCCGCGTTCGTCCTCTACGTCGTTCAGGTGGGCGTCGGCGCGCTGACGGCTGTCGACGGCCCCGGCGCGATCGCTCCCGGCCTGCACCTCGCGCTCGGCGTCGTCATCCTCTCGGCGGTCGTCGTCGCGCTCGCGTGGGACCTCGAAGCCGCCACCGGGACCGACGACGAGGCGACCGACCCCGCACCCGAGCCGGCCCCGGACCCCCTCGCGGACGAGGAGGCGACCCCGCGGCGACTCCCCGAGGGCGGCCTCGCCCGCGCCCGACTGACCGCGGTCGCCTACGTCAGGATGATGAAACCGCGGCTGATGTGGCTGCTCTGTCTCGTCGCCGCGGCCGGGATGGCGCTGGCGGCCGGCCCCGACCTCGACGCCCACACCATCGTCGCGACCCTCGGCGGCGGCGTCCTCGCGATCGGCGCGAGCGGCACTTTCAACCACGTCCTCGAACGCGACGTCGACCGCCGGATGTCGCGGACCGCCGACCGGCCGCTCGCGACCGACCTGATCCCCGCGCGGAACGCGGTGCTGTTCGGGCTGTTCCTCGCGGCCGCGTCGACGACCGTCTTCCTCTCGATCAACGCGCTGGCCGCGGGGCTTGGCCTCGCCGCGATCCTCTTTTACAGCGTCGTCTACACGCTGGTTCTCAAGCCCAACACCGTCCAGAATACCGTCATCGGCGGCGTCGCGGGGGCGTTGCCCGCGCTGATCGGCTGGGCGGCGGTCACGAACGAGATCGGCGTCCCCGCGCTCGCGCTCGCCGGCGTCATCTTCCTCTGGACGCCCGCGCACTTCTACAACCTCGCGCTCGCCTACCGCGACGACTACGCCCGCGGTGGCTTCCCGATGATGCCGGTCGTCCGCGGCGAGACCGAGACCCGAAAGCACATCCTCTACTACATCGCAGCGACGTTCGTCGCCACGGTCGCGCTCGCCTGGCTTACCGACCTCGGGGCCGTCTACGCCGTCACGGTCGTCGTCTTCGGCGGGGTCTTCCTCCGGTACGCCGTCTCGCTGCACTTCGAGCAGACCGACTCGGCGGCGTTCCGCGCGTTCCACGCCTCGAACGCCTTCCTCGGCGCCGTGCTGGTGGCGATCCTCGTCGACGCACTCGTCGCGCTGCCGGCGTTCTGA
- a CDS encoding SPW repeat domain-containing protein — MSQPSDDPTTDADATTAEDERASAGRRGRDDGDLRGKRLLSGFVSVIGLWIALSPTVYETTQAGLWNNAVVGAAIFLVAGYNFYRIGTLRASSTAAMALVALLGLWSAVAPFAIEMIDQGIFWSTVVSGAAIALLSAYVAYASGERRAERAAEPAEGVR, encoded by the coding sequence ATGAGCCAGCCATCCGACGACCCCACGACGGACGCGGACGCGACGACCGCCGAGGACGAGCGCGCGAGTGCCGGCCGTCGAGGCCGGGACGACGGCGACCTCCGGGGCAAGCGGCTGCTCAGCGGCTTCGTCTCCGTGATCGGCCTGTGGATCGCGCTCTCGCCGACCGTCTACGAGACGACGCAGGCCGGCCTCTGGAACAACGCGGTCGTGGGCGCGGCGATCTTCCTCGTCGCCGGCTACAACTTCTACCGGATCGGGACGCTGCGCGCGTCGAGTACGGCCGCGATGGCGCTGGTCGCCCTGCTGGGGCTGTGGTCGGCGGTCGCCCCGTTCGCGATCGAGATGATAGACCAGGGGATCTTCTGGAGCACCGTCGTCTCCGGGGCGGCGATCGCGCTGCTTTCGGCGTACGTCGCGTACGCCTCCGGCGAGAGGCGCGCGGAGCGGGCCGCCGAACCCGCCGAAGGCGTCAGGTGA
- a CDS encoding carbohydrate ABC transporter permease has protein sequence MSLSSVGRQTRQRYEEAVPYGVRRWIDENGSLLLVLPGLFAFAAFMFFPLLYTAYLSLTDAEPATVFADGPGGLTGFFGLRGDETFVGLENYADLLSVSASVTSEFPFVGVEAASPLFWNSIGITMLFVATSVALKVAFGVFIAMVLTSDRVRGKRYMRAVIIVPMGLPTIFTITVWRGVFSSARFGLANQFFMSLGFGQQAWLQDRWIAFLTYNVTEMWLAYPFMVLITVSALQAVPDELVDAAKVDGAGYLHRFWHVTVPSIKRPVLFASILTAAASFQQFLIPYVFNRGGPSRQNELLILYGYREAFAFDKYGAGAAIMLTAVAFVAMFMIVAVKKGRLAEGVDGE, from the coding sequence TTGCCGGGGCTGTTCGCGTTCGCGGCGTTCATGTTCTTCCCGCTTCTCTACACGGCCTACCTCTCGCTGACCGACGCCGAACCCGCGACCGTCTTCGCGGACGGCCCCGGCGGGCTCACCGGCTTCTTCGGCCTCCGCGGCGACGAGACGTTCGTCGGCCTCGAGAACTACGCCGACCTGCTGTCCGTCTCCGCGTCGGTCACCTCCGAGTTCCCCTTCGTCGGCGTCGAGGCCGCGAGCCCGCTGTTCTGGAACTCGATCGGCATCACGATGCTGTTCGTCGCCACGAGCGTGGCGCTGAAGGTCGCGTTCGGGGTCTTCATCGCGATGGTGCTCACGAGCGACCGCGTCCGCGGCAAGCGCTACATGCGCGCGGTCATCATCGTCCCGATGGGGCTGCCGACCATCTTCACGATCACGGTCTGGCGCGGCGTGTTCAGTTCCGCCCGTTTCGGGCTCGCAAACCAGTTTTTCATGTCGCTCGGGTTCGGCCAGCAGGCGTGGCTCCAGGACCGGTGGATCGCGTTTCTCACCTACAACGTCACCGAGATGTGGCTCGCGTACCCGTTTATGGTGCTCATCACGGTGAGCGCGCTACAGGCCGTCCCCGACGAACTCGTCGACGCCGCTAAGGTCGACGGCGCCGGCTACCTCCACCGGTTCTGGCACGTGACCGTCCCATCGATCAAACGGCCGGTCCTGTTCGCGTCGATCCTCACGGCCGCCGCGTCGTTCCAGCAGTTCCTCATCCCGTACGTGTTCAACCGGGGCGGTCCGTCCAGACAGAACGAACTCCTCATCCTGTACGGGTACCGCGAAGCGTTCGCGTTCGACAAGTACGGCGCCGGCGCGGCGATCATGCTCACCGCCGTCGCCTTCGTCGCGATGTTCATGATCGTAGCCGTCAAGAAAGGGCGACTCGCCGAGGGGGTGGACGGAGAATGA
- a CDS encoding phosphotransferase family protein yields the protein MDVPEPREISDATLAEMVRTVEPTWDLREAVPVERGFCSVSRVVVDDGGASRTLYLKASPDGDPRSIPTEARLQAVLDARTSIPVPEVLGVVDDGDALPTPYYLMTALPGEAVAYERVCRLDDDALRRLARETGRYLAELHSVPAVDRFGLVRHDGPELTGERPSGDPRPLTVAGSREEWPSYLREYAARELDRLADSRFSDLASDLNRWVEKRLDALHGPFEPVLGRNDHGLHNLLVDPETGEITAVLDWGYTLAAPAAFDFEFAVYIYGGAFLAGLPDVPDRRPLVREAMLSGYRTAAPDRAEAVSTPVPLYGALAAARIMNDFRHLDVPDGCEAAVMDRIRADVRSLVDG from the coding sequence ATGGACGTCCCCGAACCGCGGGAGATTTCGGACGCGACCCTCGCGGAGATGGTCCGGACGGTCGAACCGACGTGGGACCTCCGGGAGGCGGTCCCGGTCGAACGCGGCTTCTGTTCCGTCTCCCGCGTCGTCGTCGACGACGGCGGCGCGAGCCGTACGCTGTACCTGAAGGCGTCGCCCGACGGGGACCCCCGGTCGATCCCGACCGAGGCCCGGCTTCAGGCGGTCCTCGACGCCCGCACGTCGATTCCCGTCCCCGAGGTGCTCGGCGTCGTCGACGACGGCGACGCCCTCCCGACCCCGTACTACCTCATGACCGCCCTCCCCGGCGAGGCGGTCGCCTACGAGCGCGTCTGTCGGCTCGACGACGACGCGCTCCGGCGACTCGCCCGGGAGACGGGGCGGTACCTCGCCGAGTTGCACTCGGTTCCGGCGGTCGATCGGTTCGGCCTGGTTCGCCACGACGGCCCCGAACTGACCGGCGAACGGCCGAGCGGCGATCCGAGGCCCCTGACCGTCGCGGGGTCCCGGGAGGAGTGGCCGTCCTACCTGCGCGAGTACGCCGCCCGCGAACTCGACCGGCTCGCTGACTCCCGGTTTTCGGACCTGGCGTCCGACCTGAACCGGTGGGTCGAGAAGCGACTCGACGCCCTCCACGGACCGTTCGAGCCGGTTCTGGGGCGCAACGACCACGGACTGCACAACCTCCTTGTCGACCCCGAAACCGGCGAGATCACCGCGGTGCTCGACTGGGGGTACACGCTCGCCGCGCCCGCGGCCTTCGATTTCGAGTTCGCGGTCTACATCTACGGCGGGGCCTTTCTGGCGGGTCTCCCCGACGTCCCGGACCGGCGTCCGCTGGTCCGCGAGGCGATGCTGTCGGGCTACCGGACGGCCGCGCCGGACCGCGCCGAGGCGGTCTCGACCCCGGTCCCGCTCTACGGAGCGCTGGCGGCGGCCCGCATCATGAACGACTTCCGCCACCTCGACGTGCCCGACGGGTGCGAAGCGGCGGTGATGGATCGTATCAGGGCGGACGTCCGCAGTCTCGTCGACGGCTGA